In Saccharomonospora marina XMU15, one genomic interval encodes:
- a CDS encoding DUF3117 domain-containing protein — MAAMKPRTGDGPLEVTKEGRGLVMRVPLEGGGRLVVELSAEEAKDLGAALQEATS, encoded by the coding sequence ATGGCGGCCATGAAGCCCCGGACCGGAGATGGTCCCCTTGAGGTGACTAAGGAGGGGCGGGGCCTCGTGATGCGCGTACCACTCGAGGGTGGTGGGCGACTCGTCGTCGAGCTGTCGGCCGAGGAGGCCAAGGATCTCGGTGCGGCCCTTCAGGAGGCCACCAGCTGA
- a CDS encoding DivIVA domain-containing protein, whose amino-acid sequence MTTALMYLLVMLLVAAVVFLVAAVVFGRGEELAPLAPGSSPTRLPAQDITGDDIRSVKFQLVLRGYKMAEVDWVLNRLGVELDDLRAKVAELEAELAERSRGAAR is encoded by the coding sequence GTGACCACCGCGCTCATGTACCTGTTGGTGATGCTGCTTGTGGCGGCCGTGGTGTTCCTGGTCGCGGCCGTCGTGTTCGGCCGTGGCGAGGAACTCGCTCCGCTGGCGCCGGGCAGCTCGCCGACGCGGCTGCCCGCGCAGGACATCACCGGCGACGACATCCGGAGCGTGAAGTTCCAGCTGGTGCTGCGCGGCTACAAGATGGCCGAGGTCGACTGGGTGCTCAACCGGCTGGGTGTCGAACTCGACGACCTGCGGGCGAAGGTCGCCGAGCTGGAGGCCGAGCTGGCCGAACGGAGCCGAGGTGCCGCGCGATGA
- a CDS encoding LOG family protein, translating into MSEATRDVRGDNEHPPERHRGPVVLRRGRQAEDTTTDQRLLDSRGPSDWVHTDPWRVLRIQAEFVEGFGALAEVPRAVTVFGSARTPRDHPEYQLGRDIGGALANAGFAAITGGGPGSMEAVNRGASEAGGLSIGLGIELPFEQGLNPWVDLGVNFRYFFTRKTMFVKYAQAFICLPGGFGTLDELFEALTLVQTKKVTKFPVVLFGSAYWGGLYDWVRGTVLSEGKIGDRDAALLHVTDDIDDAVGVVLEAYKAWEDTH; encoded by the coding sequence GTGAGCGAGGCGACGCGTGATGTCCGAGGCGACAACGAACACCCACCCGAGCGCCACCGGGGTCCTGTCGTGCTGCGCAGGGGGCGGCAGGCTGAGGACACCACCACGGATCAACGCCTGCTCGACTCGAGGGGCCCCAGCGACTGGGTGCACACCGACCCGTGGCGGGTGCTGCGGATACAGGCGGAGTTCGTCGAGGGGTTCGGCGCGCTGGCCGAGGTGCCGAGGGCGGTCACGGTGTTCGGCTCCGCGCGCACACCGCGTGACCACCCGGAGTACCAGCTGGGCCGCGACATCGGTGGCGCGCTCGCCAATGCCGGCTTCGCCGCCATCACCGGCGGCGGACCCGGCTCGATGGAGGCGGTGAACCGGGGCGCGTCGGAAGCGGGCGGGCTGTCCATCGGCCTCGGTATCGAGCTGCCGTTCGAGCAGGGGCTCAACCCGTGGGTCGACCTCGGCGTGAACTTCCGCTACTTCTTCACACGCAAGACCATGTTCGTCAAGTACGCGCAGGCCTTCATCTGCCTGCCGGGCGGTTTCGGCACGCTTGACGAGCTGTTCGAGGCGCTCACGCTGGTGCAGACCAAGAAGGTGACGAAGTTCCCCGTGGTGCTGTTCGGCTCGGCCTACTGGGGCGGGCTCTACGACTGGGTGCGCGGAACGGTGCTGTCGGAGGGGAAGATCGGCGACCGGGACGCGGCCTTGCTGCACGTCACCGACGACATCGACGACGCGGTCGGCGTGGTGCTCGAGGCGTACAAGGCCTGGGAGGACACGCACTAG
- a CDS encoding glucosyl-3-phosphoglycerate synthase has protein sequence MNEQWFARRTWQSPAWTPEELSRAKGRRTVSVVLPALNEEATVGDVVASVRPLLGSLVDELVVIDSGSTDGTAAAAAQAGARVVDREDVLQDWKPLPGKGEVLWRSLAATSGELVVFLDSDLVEPDPEFVPSLLGPLLCAPGVELVKGFYRRPLRLETDEFGTGGGRVTELLARPLLAALRPSLSWLVQPLGGEYAATRRLLESVPFATGYGVEIGLLLDAEARYGLDALAQVNLGVRKHRNRSLQQLGVMARQILSTALDRCGVAEPGAEELTQFVQVAGQWVADVKQVPVLDRPPMREVLATHT, from the coding sequence GTGAACGAGCAGTGGTTCGCCAGGCGCACCTGGCAGTCGCCTGCGTGGACGCCCGAGGAGTTGTCGCGCGCGAAGGGGCGGCGCACCGTGTCGGTCGTGCTGCCCGCGCTGAACGAGGAGGCGACCGTCGGTGACGTGGTGGCGTCGGTGCGCCCGCTGCTGGGGTCGCTCGTCGACGAACTGGTGGTGATCGACTCGGGGTCCACCGACGGCACCGCGGCCGCCGCGGCGCAAGCCGGTGCGAGGGTGGTCGACCGCGAGGACGTGCTGCAGGACTGGAAGCCGCTGCCGGGTAAGGGTGAGGTGCTGTGGCGCTCACTGGCCGCCACCTCGGGTGAACTGGTCGTCTTCTTGGACTCCGACCTGGTCGAGCCCGATCCCGAGTTCGTGCCGTCGCTGCTGGGCCCGCTGCTGTGCGCGCCCGGCGTCGAGCTGGTCAAGGGCTTCTACCGCAGGCCGCTTCGGCTGGAGACCGACGAGTTCGGTACCGGCGGTGGCCGGGTCACCGAACTGCTGGCCCGGCCGCTGCTGGCCGCGCTGCGGCCGTCGCTTTCCTGGCTGGTGCAGCCGCTGGGCGGCGAGTACGCGGCCACGAGGCGGCTGCTGGAATCGGTTCCGTTCGCCACGGGCTACGGTGTGGAGATCGGGTTGCTGCTCGATGCCGAGGCGCGGTACGGGCTGGACGCACTCGCACAGGTGAACCTCGGCGTGCGCAAGCACCGCAACCGCTCGTTGCAGCAACTGGGCGTGATGGCACGGCAGATTCTGAGCACCGCGCTCGACAGGTGCGGTGTCGCCGAACCAGGTGCCGAGGAACTGACCCAGTTCGTGCAGGTCGCGGGCCAGTGGGTGGCGGATGTCAAGCAGGTGCCCGTACTCGACCGGCCTCCGATGCGCGAGGTGCTGGCGACGCACACGTGA
- a CDS encoding GNAT family N-acetyltransferase: MNEAEHIEHACADAWRALIERRLGGWRLRAATDRVGTERVPFTARANSALAVSDPGIAITSALDEVCEFAHAQHLKPVVQAIHGDPVESDLRRSGWRPYHEHAAGCEVSVLVGPTGQGGEAGDSRMRVLDAPTAGWWELAVDSPRPTQAQRHVLTSGARVGFGLVEHEADTVAAVRGAVVGDLLHVARLAVRPRLRRRGIAGGLMRRIAAWGYDHGATRCVLQVAVGNGGALALYQRLGFREHHRYRYWVPTGAWQDRAP, encoded by the coding sequence GTGAACGAGGCCGAGCACATCGAACACGCATGCGCCGACGCGTGGCGGGCGCTGATCGAGCGAAGGCTCGGCGGGTGGCGGCTGCGGGCCGCGACGGATCGGGTCGGTACCGAACGGGTTCCCTTCACCGCCCGTGCCAACAGCGCTCTGGCGGTTTCGGACCCCGGAATCGCGATCACCAGCGCACTCGACGAAGTATGTGAGTTCGCCCACGCGCAGCACCTCAAGCCTGTGGTGCAGGCGATCCACGGCGATCCGGTCGAGTCCGACCTACGGCGGTCGGGGTGGCGGCCCTACCACGAACACGCCGCTGGTTGCGAGGTATCGGTTCTGGTGGGGCCGACCGGGCAAGGCGGCGAGGCGGGCGATTCGCGGATGCGGGTGTTGGACGCGCCCACCGCGGGCTGGTGGGAGCTGGCGGTGGATTCGCCGCGGCCGACGCAGGCACAGCGGCACGTGCTGACCAGCGGTGCCCGCGTCGGTTTCGGGTTGGTCGAGCACGAAGCGGACACCGTGGCGGCGGTACGCGGCGCCGTGGTCGGCGACCTGCTGCACGTCGCGCGGCTGGCGGTGCGGCCGCGGTTGCGCAGGCGCGGTATCGCCGGCGGGCTCATGCGGCGGATCGCGGCGTGGGGGTACGACCACGGTGCTACTCGCTGCGTTCTGCAGGTCGCCGTGGGTAACGGCGGTGCGCTGGCGTTGTACCAGCGCCTGGGTTTCCGCGAGCACCACCGTTACCGTTACTGGGTTCCTACCGGGGCGTGGCAGGATCGGGCACCGTGA
- the dapC gene encoding succinyldiaminopimelate transaminase, producing MSSPRLPDFPWDSLAEQSRRARAHPGGIVDLSVGTPVDPVPEPVREALASVSDIPGYPTTHGTAALRSAAVEALGRRHGVEGIDPDAVLPTIGSKELVAWLPTLLGVKPGSMVVIPELAYPTYEVGALLAGASVLRSDGVTAVGPGRPALLWLNSPSNPTGRVLGLEHLRKVVQWARERGTIVVSDECYLALGWESEPISILHPDVHDGRMDGLLAVHSLSKSANLASYRAGFVTGDPVLVRDLLAVRKHAGMIVPRPVQEAMTVALRDDTALREQRERYANRRAVLRSALEKVGFRVDYSEAGLYLWATRDEDARASVDWFARHGILVAPGSFYGPRGSRHVRVALTATDERVEAAAARLAEA from the coding sequence ATGAGCAGCCCTCGGCTGCCCGACTTCCCCTGGGATTCGCTGGCCGAGCAGAGCCGACGCGCGCGGGCTCACCCCGGCGGCATCGTCGACCTGTCCGTGGGGACACCGGTCGACCCGGTGCCCGAACCCGTGCGCGAGGCACTGGCCTCGGTGTCGGACATCCCCGGTTACCCGACCACCCACGGCACGGCCGCGTTGCGATCGGCCGCGGTGGAGGCGCTGGGCCGAAGGCACGGCGTCGAGGGCATCGACCCAGATGCCGTGCTTCCCACGATCGGGTCGAAAGAACTGGTCGCCTGGCTGCCCACACTGCTGGGCGTGAAGCCCGGCTCGATGGTGGTCATCCCCGAACTCGCCTACCCCACCTACGAGGTGGGCGCGCTGCTGGCGGGCGCTTCGGTGCTGCGCTCGGACGGGGTGACCGCCGTCGGCCCCGGAAGGCCCGCGCTGCTGTGGCTGAACTCACCGTCCAATCCGACGGGGCGCGTGCTCGGCCTCGAACACCTGCGAAAGGTCGTGCAGTGGGCACGAGAGCGAGGCACCATCGTCGTCTCCGACGAGTGCTACCTCGCGCTCGGCTGGGAGAGCGAGCCCATCTCGATACTGCATCCCGATGTCCACGATGGACGCATGGACGGCCTGCTCGCCGTCCATTCGCTTTCGAAGTCGGCGAACCTGGCCAGCTACCGCGCGGGGTTCGTCACCGGCGACCCCGTGCTCGTGCGTGACCTGCTGGCCGTGCGAAAGCACGCGGGCATGATCGTGCCGAGGCCGGTGCAGGAGGCCATGACCGTGGCGCTGCGTGACGACACCGCACTGCGCGAGCAGCGGGAACGCTACGCGAACCGGCGCGCGGTGTTGCGCTCCGCGCTGGAGAAGGTGGGATTTCGCGTCGACTACTCCGAGGCGGGCCTGTACCTGTGGGCCACCAGGGACGAGGACGCGCGCGCGAGCGTGGACTGGTTCGCCCGGCACGGCATCCTCGTCGCACCCGGTTCCTTCTACGGCCCGCGTGGCAGCAGGCACGTGCGGGTCGCACTGACGGCCACCGACGAGCGCGTGGAAGCCGCCGCCGCCCGGCTGGCCGAGGCCTAG
- the fdxA gene encoding ferredoxin — MTYVIAEPCVDVLDKACIDECPVDCIYEGERMLYIHPDECVDCGACEPVCPVEAIYYEDDVPDEWSAYTKANVDFFDELGSPGGASKVGKTAHDPQWIKDLPPQGE, encoded by the coding sequence GTGACCTATGTGATCGCCGAGCCCTGCGTCGACGTGCTCGACAAGGCGTGCATCGACGAGTGCCCCGTCGACTGCATCTATGAGGGCGAGCGGATGCTCTACATCCACCCCGACGAGTGTGTCGACTGCGGAGCCTGCGAGCCGGTCTGTCCGGTGGAAGCGATCTACTACGAGGACGACGTGCCCGACGAGTGGAGCGCCTACACCAAGGCCAACGTCGACTTCTTCGACGAACTCGGCTCTCCCGGCGGGGCGTCCAAGGTCGGCAAGACGGCTCACGACCCGCAGTGGATCAAGGACCTGCCCCCGCAGGGCGAATGA
- the dapE gene encoding succinyl-diaminopimelate desuccinylase, with product MPSLDLRADPVDLTEALVNIASVSGTEAEIADAVEVALRAQAPHLQVVRHGDAVLARTSLGRPSRVVLAGHLDTVPVNDNLPLTRTGSGVEQLLHGLGTVDMKGGDAVLLHLAATLTEPRHDLTFVFYDCEEVEADRNGLGRIERELPQWLRGDLAVVGEPSNGVIEAGCQGTMRVELRTEGSRAHTARAWMGVNAIHTLAEPLRRLADYRPREVEIDGLTYREGLQAVRVSGGVSGNVVPDSAVLVVNHRFAPDRGVEQARAHLAEVFDGFELTVVDSSAGALPGLSAPAAAELVAAAGGRVAPKLGWTDVARFAALGMPAVNFGPGDPTLAHTRQEHVAACEISSVFEVLRSFLSA from the coding sequence ATGCCCTCACTCGACTTGCGTGCCGACCCCGTGGATCTCACCGAGGCGCTGGTGAACATCGCCAGCGTCTCCGGAACCGAGGCCGAGATCGCCGACGCGGTGGAGGTGGCGTTGCGTGCGCAGGCGCCGCACCTGCAGGTGGTGCGCCACGGCGATGCCGTGCTGGCGAGGACGTCGCTGGGCAGGCCGAGCCGCGTGGTGCTCGCAGGACACCTCGACACGGTGCCGGTCAACGACAACCTGCCGCTGACACGCACCGGCTCCGGCGTGGAGCAGCTGCTGCACGGGTTGGGCACGGTGGACATGAAGGGCGGCGACGCGGTGCTGCTGCACCTGGCGGCGACGCTCACCGAGCCGAGGCACGACCTGACGTTCGTCTTCTACGACTGTGAGGAGGTCGAGGCCGACCGCAACGGCCTCGGCCGCATCGAGCGCGAGCTGCCACAGTGGCTGCGGGGTGACCTCGCCGTGGTCGGCGAGCCGTCCAACGGTGTGATCGAGGCGGGGTGCCAGGGCACCATGCGGGTCGAGTTGCGGACCGAGGGCAGCCGGGCACACACCGCACGGGCTTGGATGGGTGTCAACGCCATCCACACCCTCGCCGAGCCGCTACGCAGGCTCGCCGACTACCGGCCGCGCGAGGTGGAGATCGACGGGCTCACCTACCGCGAGGGGCTGCAGGCGGTGCGGGTGTCCGGCGGGGTGTCGGGCAACGTGGTGCCCGACAGCGCCGTGCTGGTTGTGAACCACCGCTTCGCCCCCGATCGCGGCGTCGAGCAGGCACGCGCACACCTCGCGGAGGTGTTCGACGGCTTCGAGCTGACCGTGGTCGACAGTTCGGCCGGGGCACTGCCGGGGCTGTCCGCTCCCGCCGCCGCCGAACTCGTCGCCGCTGCGGGCGGAAGGGTGGCGCCGAAACTGGGCTGGACCGACGTGGCGCGGTTCGCGGCGCTCGGCATGCCCGCCGTGAATTTCGGGCCCGGTGACCCGACCCTGGCTCACACCAGGCAGGAACACGTCGCCGCGTGCGAGATCTCCTCGGTGTTCGAGGTGCTGAGGTCGTTCCTGTCGGCATGA
- a CDS encoding SRPBCC family protein codes for MSDLVASVEVAAPAGTTWLALTDWNQQGRWMLGTEVRVVSGNGRSVGSRIEAFTAVAGIGVKDQMEITSWEPPVRCTMRHLGSVVRGTGAFHVQAKGPQRSVFIWSEHLTPPFGILGRLGWPVVRPVFALGLRHSMRNFARFAESYVVGE; via the coding sequence ATGAGTGACCTCGTCGCCTCGGTGGAGGTCGCCGCGCCCGCGGGCACGACCTGGCTGGCGCTGACCGACTGGAACCAGCAGGGCCGGTGGATGCTTGGCACCGAGGTGCGCGTGGTGTCCGGTAACGGCCGCAGTGTCGGCTCCCGCATCGAGGCGTTCACGGCGGTGGCGGGCATCGGGGTGAAGGACCAGATGGAGATCACCAGCTGGGAGCCGCCGGTTCGCTGCACGATGCGGCACCTCGGGTCGGTTGTGCGCGGCACGGGCGCCTTCCACGTGCAGGCCAAGGGTCCGCAGCGATCGGTGTTCATCTGGTCGGAGCACCTGACGCCGCCGTTCGGCATCCTCGGCAGGCTCGGCTGGCCGGTGGTGCGACCTGTGTTCGCTCTCGGCCTGCGGCACTCGATGCGCAACTTCGCCCGCTTCGCCGAGTCCTACGTGGTGGGCGAGTGA
- the dapD gene encoding 2,3,4,5-tetrahydropyridine-2,6-dicarboxylate N-succinyltransferase, with product MSEQTPNPDTTGATGVGLATVTGDGTVLDTWFPHPKLTAAASGGTERLTEAQAEELLGDSVSALLGPDGDRGVEVVAVRTSIASLSQPPADAHDVYLRLHLLSNRLVRPHGQNLDGVFGLLSNVVWTNHGPCPIEGFEAARMRLRARGPVTVYGVDKFPRMVDYVVPSGVRIADADRVRLGAHLASGTTVMHEGFVNFNAGTLGASMVEGRISAGVVVGDGTDIGGGASIMGTLSGGGKEVISIGERCLIGANGGVGISLGDDCVVEAGLYITAGTKVTVAGKSVKARELSGLSGALLRRNSTTGAVEVVSRAGAGVELNAALHAND from the coding sequence GTGAGCGAGCAGACCCCCAACCCAGATACGACCGGCGCGACCGGCGTCGGCCTTGCGACCGTGACCGGCGACGGGACCGTCCTCGACACCTGGTTCCCGCACCCGAAGCTGACGGCCGCGGCATCGGGCGGCACCGAGCGACTGACCGAGGCACAGGCCGAGGAGCTGCTCGGGGATTCGGTCTCGGCGCTGCTCGGCCCCGACGGCGACCGTGGGGTCGAGGTGGTGGCCGTGCGCACCTCGATCGCCTCGCTTTCGCAGCCCCCCGCCGACGCCCACGACGTCTACCTGCGGCTGCACCTGCTCTCCAACCGGCTGGTCCGCCCGCACGGGCAGAATCTGGACGGTGTGTTCGGCCTGCTGTCCAACGTCGTGTGGACCAACCACGGCCCCTGCCCCATTGAGGGTTTCGAGGCGGCCAGGATGCGGCTACGGGCGCGCGGACCGGTGACGGTGTACGGCGTCGACAAGTTCCCTCGCATGGTGGACTACGTCGTGCCCTCCGGCGTGCGGATCGCCGATGCCGACCGGGTGCGCCTCGGCGCTCACCTCGCGAGTGGCACCACCGTGATGCACGAGGGATTCGTCAACTTCAACGCGGGCACGCTGGGTGCCTCGATGGTTGAGGGCCGAATCTCGGCCGGTGTCGTGGTCGGCGACGGGACCGACATCGGCGGCGGCGCCTCGATCATGGGCACCCTCTCCGGTGGCGGCAAGGAAGTGATTTCGATCGGCGAGCGCTGCCTGATCGGGGCCAACGGTGGTGTCGGCATCTCGCTCGGCGACGACTGTGTCGTCGAGGCAGGCCTCTACATCACGGCTGGGACGAAGGTCACCGTGGCGGGCAAGTCGGTGAAGGCCAGGGAACTGTCCGGCCTCTCCGGTGCGCTGCTGCGTCGTAACTCGACCACGGGTGCCGTCGAGGTCGTGTCCCGCGCGGGCGCGGGTGTCGAACTCAACGCGGCCCTGCACGCCAACGACTGA
- a CDS encoding LOG family protein, translated as MDRLCVFCGSSKGADPGYADDAAALGRLLAQRGIGVVYGGGQVGLMGVVADATLAAGGEVIGVIPKHLMREEIAHAGLTQLHVVEDMHERKAMMAALSDGFVALPGGAGTLEELFEVWTWAQLGLHAKPVGLLDVRGYYRELRGFIQHMVDEGFLNRASRKLLTIETDAVALLDAFARHDARPVDKWAD; from the coding sequence GTGGATCGACTCTGTGTCTTCTGCGGCTCCTCGAAAGGCGCCGATCCCGGTTACGCCGACGACGCCGCCGCGCTCGGCAGGCTGCTGGCGCAGCGCGGCATCGGCGTCGTCTACGGCGGCGGCCAGGTAGGGCTCATGGGGGTGGTCGCCGACGCCACACTCGCCGCGGGTGGTGAGGTGATCGGTGTGATCCCCAAGCACCTGATGCGGGAGGAGATCGCACACGCCGGGCTCACCCAGCTACACGTCGTGGAGGACATGCACGAGCGCAAGGCGATGATGGCTGCGCTTTCGGACGGTTTCGTGGCGCTGCCGGGCGGCGCGGGCACGCTCGAGGAACTGTTCGAGGTGTGGACCTGGGCTCAGCTCGGGCTGCACGCCAAGCCCGTCGGCCTGCTCGACGTGCGCGGCTACTACCGCGAGCTGCGCGGTTTCATCCAGCACATGGTCGACGAGGGGTTCCTGAACCGGGCAAGCCGAAAGCTGCTGACCATCGAAACCGACGCCGTCGCGCTGCTGGACGCCTTCGCCCGCCACGATGCCCGGCCGGTCGACAAGTGGGCGGACTGA
- a CDS encoding enoyl-CoA hydratase-related protein — MTTEDVLRREDAGGVRTLTLNRPKAYNSLTVELKESLLRELRQAASEDEVRALVLTGAGKAFCAGQDLKEHIGKLRAGDDSPLRTVSEHYNPIVKTIVDMPKPVIAAVNGPAAGAGAALAYAADLRIAASSANFMMAFAKVGLGPDSGASWTLQRLIGYGRALELMLLARTVESEEALRIGLVSEVVADEDLAARAHELAAGLAVGPTAAYSSIKSTMAAAARSTLDEALAAEDAGQARLGATADHAEAVAAFVDKRPPNFTGS, encoded by the coding sequence GTGACCACAGAGGACGTGCTGCGGCGCGAGGACGCAGGCGGAGTGCGCACGCTGACGCTCAACCGGCCGAAGGCGTACAACTCACTCACCGTCGAACTGAAGGAGTCGCTGCTGCGGGAGCTGCGGCAGGCGGCGAGCGAGGACGAAGTCAGGGCACTGGTGCTCACCGGAGCGGGCAAGGCGTTCTGCGCGGGACAGGACCTCAAGGAGCACATCGGCAAGCTGCGCGCCGGTGACGACTCGCCGCTGCGCACGGTGTCGGAGCACTACAACCCGATCGTCAAAACGATCGTGGACATGCCCAAGCCGGTGATCGCCGCCGTCAACGGGCCCGCGGCCGGGGCGGGTGCCGCGCTCGCCTACGCCGCCGACCTGCGCATAGCGGCGAGCTCGGCGAACTTCATGATGGCCTTCGCCAAGGTCGGTCTGGGACCGGACTCGGGTGCGTCATGGACGCTGCAACGGCTCATCGGGTACGGCCGCGCGCTCGAGCTGATGCTGCTGGCCCGGACAGTGGAAAGCGAGGAGGCGCTGCGTATCGGGCTGGTCAGCGAGGTGGTGGCCGACGAGGACCTCGCCGCGCGGGCGCACGAGCTGGCCGCCGGGCTGGCGGTGGGTCCGACGGCGGCGTACTCCTCGATCAAGTCCACGATGGCGGCGGCGGCACGCAGCACGCTCGACGAGGCACTGGCGGCGGAGGACGCGGGCCAGGCGAGGCTTGGCGCCACCGCCGACCACGCCGAGGCGGTGGCCGCGTTCGTGGACAAGCGCCCGCCCAACTTCACGGGCAGCTAG
- a CDS encoding DNA-3-methyladenine glycosylase I, whose translation MNPELLGSDGMARCAWGNSAPDYAAYHDTEWGVALRGQRQLFERLSLEAFQSGLSWLTILRKREGFRSAFAGFDPERVAAFTDDDVDRLLADASIVRNRAKIRATVNNARAVLALDAPLDELLWSFAPDSGTRQRPRSMAEVPATTPESKAMARELKKRGFAFVGPTTCYAMMQAVGMVDDHVEGCFRAAAR comes from the coding sequence GTGAACCCCGAACTGCTCGGCTCCGACGGGATGGCCCGCTGCGCCTGGGGCAACTCGGCACCCGACTACGCCGCCTACCACGACACGGAATGGGGAGTGGCGCTGCGTGGACAACGCCAGCTGTTCGAACGGCTGTCACTGGAGGCGTTCCAGTCGGGGCTTTCCTGGTTGACGATCCTGCGCAAGCGCGAGGGCTTCCGAAGCGCCTTCGCCGGTTTCGACCCCGAGCGCGTCGCCGCCTTCACCGACGACGACGTCGATCGGCTGCTCGCGGATGCCTCCATCGTGCGCAACCGGGCGAAGATCCGGGCCACCGTCAACAACGCAAGAGCGGTACTCGCCCTGGACGCCCCGCTGGACGAACTGCTGTGGTCGTTCGCGCCGGACTCCGGGACGCGGCAGCGGCCACGCTCGATGGCCGAAGTGCCTGCCACGACCCCGGAGTCGAAGGCGATGGCGCGGGAGTTGAAGAAGCGCGGTTTCGCCTTCGTCGGGCCCACCACGTGTTACGCGATGATGCAGGCCGTCGGCATGGTGGACGACCATGTCGAGGGCTGCTTCCGCGCTGCTGCCCGCTGA
- a CDS encoding leucyl aminopeptidase: MARSPLPSIPTRLTDVEVVGAARRGIAFAVVVPSGADTEYTEVMDRLRATGKAAEVSLLPGPDGPRWLVGVGDGTARDYRAAGAAFVRAAAADAGEGGDAAGRRGSITVQVELPAQAGPDHYGQFATGVLLGGYRYRVSMQDGAAGVRKVRLVAPTADAAQPYADAVSRACELARATALARDLANTPSNVKNPAWLANTAQRLTADLPGLTVTVRDERWLAEHGFGGTLAVGGGSASPPRLIEAVYRPRGVRAHLLFVGKGITFDTGGISVKPAEGMHVMRTDMSGGGAVLAAMRAIAALRLKVRVTALVPAAENLISGSAYRPGDVVRHYGGRTTEVTNTDAEGRMVLADALAYGTSRFSPDLVVDVATLTGAMKIALGLRTGGLFSGDDDLAQRLRAAGERVGEAWWRMPLPDDHARDVRSDIADVRQVPPGPGGIVAALFLREFAGGLPWAHLDIAGPARSDRNYDEVVPGGTGFAARTLVELAASYA, translated from the coding sequence ATGGCGCGCTCCCCGCTGCCCTCCATCCCCACCCGCCTTACCGACGTGGAGGTGGTAGGTGCCGCCCGCCGTGGGATCGCTTTCGCGGTGGTGGTGCCTTCCGGGGCCGACACCGAGTACACCGAGGTCATGGACCGCCTGCGGGCCACGGGCAAGGCCGCGGAGGTAAGCCTGCTACCCGGTCCCGACGGGCCGCGGTGGCTCGTCGGCGTCGGGGACGGCACCGCGAGGGACTACCGCGCGGCAGGCGCCGCGTTCGTCCGCGCGGCGGCGGCCGACGCGGGCGAGGGCGGCGACGCGGCGGGCAGGCGAGGCTCGATCACGGTGCAGGTCGAGCTACCGGCGCAGGCGGGTCCCGACCACTACGGCCAGTTCGCCACCGGCGTGCTGCTCGGCGGCTACCGGTACCGGGTGAGCATGCAAGACGGCGCGGCAGGCGTGCGCAAGGTGCGGCTGGTGGCGCCGACGGCGGACGCCGCGCAGCCGTACGCGGATGCGGTGAGCAGGGCGTGCGAGCTTGCGCGGGCGACCGCGCTCGCCCGCGACCTCGCCAACACTCCTTCCAACGTCAAGAATCCGGCCTGGCTCGCCAACACGGCCCAGCGGCTCACCGCCGACCTGCCCGGCCTCACCGTCACCGTGCGCGACGAGCGGTGGCTGGCAGAGCACGGGTTCGGCGGGACCCTCGCCGTCGGCGGTGGTTCAGCGAGCCCACCGCGGCTGATCGAAGCCGTGTACCGGCCTCGCGGTGTGAGGGCACATCTGCTGTTCGTCGGCAAGGGCATCACCTTCGACACCGGTGGTATCTCGGTGAAGCCCGCCGAAGGCATGCACGTCATGCGTACCGACATGTCCGGCGGCGGTGCCGTGCTGGCGGCGATGCGTGCCATCGCGGCACTGCGGCTGAAGGTGCGCGTCACCGCGCTGGTTCCCGCCGCGGAGAACCTCATTTCCGGCTCGGCTTACCGGCCCGGTGACGTCGTGCGGCACTACGGCGGCCGCACAACCGAGGTGACCAACACCGACGCGGAGGGCAGGATGGTGCTCGCCGACGCGCTCGCCTACGGCACCTCGCGCTTCTCCCCGGACCTCGTCGTGGACGTCGCCACGTTGACCGGCGCGATGAAGATCGCGCTCGGGCTGCGGACCGGGGGACTGTTCTCCGGCGACGACGACCTGGCGCAGCGACTGCGGGCAGCGGGCGAGCGGGTAGGGGAGGCGTGGTGGCGGATGCCACTGCCCGACGACCACGCACGTGACGTGCGAAGCGACATCGCCGACGTGCGGCAGGTGCCACCCGGCCCAGGCGGCATCGTGGCGGCGCTGTTCCTGCGGGAGTTCGCGGGCGGGTTGCCGTGGGCTCACCTGGATATCGCGGGCCCCGCACGCTCGGACAGGAACTACGACGAGGTGGTGCCGGGCGGCACCGGATTCGCCGCGCGCACCCTCGTCGAACTGGCTGCCTCCTACGCCTGA